The Streptomyces sp. NBC_00102 genome segment GCGCTTCGCCGCGTGGTTGGTCCAGGTGCCCTGGACGTACTCGGGCACGTGGATGTTGTGCAGCCACGCCTCGTGCTGGTCGATCTGGACGAAACCGTCCACCAGCGAGGCCCTGCCCATCCGCAGGGACTTCACCTCGGTACCCATGAGCACGAGCCCGCACTCGTAGGTGTCGATGATGAGGTAGTCGTGCCGCGCCTTCTTGTTCTGCGCGATCATCTTGCGCCCGGTGTCTTTTTCCTTGGCCATAGTGCGGTCATTTTCGCACTACGACCCACCCCCGAGGCCACTCAATACCGTCTCGGCCCGATCCAGGGCCCCCGCACCGACCACCACGTCCGGGGTGATCCCCCGGCCCTCCACGCCCTTGCCGCCCGGCGTGCGGTACTGCCCGACGGTCAGCTCCGCCACCGCGCCGTCCGGCAGCTCGCTCGGCATCTGCACCGAGCCCTTGCCGAAGGTGGGCGAACCGACCGTGACCGCGCGGCCCCGGTCCTGGAGCGCGCCGGTCAGCAGCTCGGCCGCGCTCATCGTGCCGCCGTCGACGAGCACCACGAGCGGGCGGGTCGTGTCGCCGCCCGGATCCGCGTACAGGGCGCGCTGCTCCCCGTGCACGTCGTAGGTGGCGACCAGGCCGCCGTCCAGGAAGGCGGAGGCGGCGACGACCGCCTCGCCGACCAGCCCGCCGCTGTTGGCGCGGAGGTCCAGCAGGATTCCGGCGTCGCCGGGCGCGGACCGTACCGCGTCGCGGATCTCGCCGCCCGCACCCCGGGTGAAGGCGGTCGCCTTGATCAGCACGGTGGAAGTGGGGCGGGTGCCGAGCCGGCGCACGCTGACGGCCTCCGTGGTGAGCCTGGCCCGGTGCAGGAACTCCGTCCGGGCGTGTCCCTCCCGCTCCAGGCCGAGGACGACGGAGGAACCCGCCTTCTCGTGCGTACCGTCCCCGCGCAGCCGGGCCACGATCTCCGCGACGGGCCGGCCCTGGGTCCGGTCGCCGTCCACGGAGGTGAGTACGTCGTCTGCGCGGATGCCCGCGAGGTCGGCGGGCCCCCCGGGCTCGACCCGGGCCACCCGCACCCGGCCGTCGGCGGTGCGGCGGGCGGAGAGGCCGACCCCGGTGTACGAGCCGTCGAGCGCCTGCTCGAACTCCTCGTACTCGCGCTCGTCGTACACCGCGCCCCAGCGGTCGCCGCTGCGGCTGACGAGCTCCTCGGCGGCCTGGGTGGCGGACTTCCCGTCCGCGGCGGCTCCGGCGGCGGCCGCCGCCAACTCCTGGCGGTCGACGGGGGCGAGGGAGGACGCGGCGGCGGCCGGGCGGGTCCGCGGGTCGGCGCGGGCGGGCTCGTCGCGCGGGAGGGAGCCGGTGGCCGCACCGGTGGCGAGCACTCCGGCGAACACCAACGTCAGGGCCGCCCCGCGGCGCAGGCCGCGGGGCCCGTACCGGTACAAGGGCCCCTGCATGGCAGCGAGTCTAGGACAAACCCCCTGCGCCGCACGGGCGCTTCACCGTGCGGCGCAGGGGGCGCATGTCACACCTTGAGGTACTTGCGGAGCGCGACGAGCGCCGCAACTGCGGGCATCAGGAGCCCGATCGCGAGGACAAGAGGCAGTTTGGTGATGACCGCGTCCCAGCCGATGAAGTCGATCAGGTTCAGCTTGCTCTGCAGGGAGAGGCCGGCGTCGATGAGGAAGTAGCGGGCGCCTATCAGCAGAGCACAGGCCAGCAGACCGCCGATCAGCCCGGCGAAGGCCGCTTCCATGATGAACGGCATCTGGATGTAGAACCCCGAGGCGCCGACGAGCCGCATGATGCCGGTCTCGCGTCTCCGGCTGAACGCCGACACCCGGACGGTGTTGACGATCAGCATCAACGCGATGATCAGCATCAGGAACATGACGCACAGGGCCGCCACGTTCATGCCGTTCATCAACTCGAAGAGGTTGTCCAGGATCGATCTCTGGTCCTGGACGGACTGCACCCCGGCCCGGCCGGCGAAGGCGGTCGCGACGACCTTGTACTTCTCCGGGTCCTTGAGCTTGACGCGGAAGGACTCCTGCATCTGGTCGGGCGTGATGTTGCCCGCCATCGGGGTGTCGCCGAACTGGTCCTGGTAGTGCTTGTACGCCTGGTCGACCGTCTCGAAGGTGACGGTGTCGACGGCCGCCATCTTCTTGAGGTCCTGATCGATTTCCTTCTTCTGCGCGTCCGTCACGGCACCGTTGGAACACTTGGGCATGTCCACGGCGTCGTTCTTGTTGCACAGGAAGATGGAGACGTTGACCTTGTCGTACCAGTAGTCCTTCATCGTGCTGACCTGCTCACGGAGCAGCAGCGCGCCCCCGAACAGGGCGAGCGAGAGGGCGACGGAGACCACGACGGCGAAGGTCATCGTGAGGTTGCGCCGGAGGCCGACGCCGATCTCCGACAGGACGAACTGGGCGCGCATGGCGTCCTTTCAGTACTCGATGCTCAGATGCTCAGTGCTGGTGGCGCTCAGTGCTGGTAGCCGTAGACGCCGCGCGTCTGGTCACGTACGAGACGGCCCTGTTCCAGCTCGATGACGCGCTTGCGCATCTGGTCGACGATGTTCTGGTCGTGGGTCGCCATGATCACGGTGGTGCCGGTCCGGTTGATCCGGTCCAGCAGCTTCATGATGCCCACGGAGGTCTGCGGGTCGAGGTTTCCGGTCGGCTCGTCGGCGATCAGCAGCATCGGCCGGTTGACGAACGCCCGCGCGATGGCGACGCGCTGCTGCTCACCGCCGGAGAGCTCGCCGGGCATGCGGTCCTCTTTGCCGCCGAGGCCCACGAGGTCGAGCACCTGCGGCACGGCCTTGCGGATCTCACCGCGCGGCTTGCCGATGACCTCCTGCGCGAAGGCCACGTTCTCGGCGACGGTCTTGTTGGGGAGGAGGCGGAAGTCCTGGAACACCGTGCCCAGTTGGCGGCGCATCTGGGGCACCTTCCAGTTGGACAGGCGCGCCAGGTCCTTGCCGAGCACATGGACTTGGCCCAGGCTCGCGCGCTCCTCACGGAGGATCAGGCGCATGAAGGTGGACTTGCCGGAGCCCGAGGAGCCCACCAGGAAGACGAACTCGCCCTTCTCGATGTCGAGTGAGACATCGCGCAGTGCGGGGCGGCTCTGCTTCGGGTAGGTCTTCGAGACGTTGTCGAATCGGATCACGGAGGCACCATGGTCGGCCGGGAGTATGTGTGCGTGACCCTACGCGAATGCTTCGCTGGCGCGCAGGCGGCGTCTACGGATGGGTGATTTATGCCGGAAGATGAGCGGGAGCGCGTCGGCCGCGGTGCGTCGTACGGAACGCGCGGGCGCCCTCCGCACCGCTGTCGCGACCGTGCGTGACCGACGTGGAAGACCGGTGCGCGTGACCCCGCTGGACCCCCGCCGGCCGTCGTACCGGGACTTTCGGCAGCCTTTTCCCGTACTCCCCGACGGGCCGCGCCGAATGTCGCCGGAGCTGGCACAGTGGTAGGGGGAACGGTCACGCTCCCCGGAGCGTTGTGCGGACGGACAGCCGCCCGGGCCCGGGAGCACGGCCGAGGACGATTCCGCCGCGCGGGAGGAGGAGTGCGCATGACCTACGACCGACTGGTGTGCGCGAACTGTGCGGCGCCCGTCAACGAGGGCCGCTGCCCCGTCTGCCGCGCGAGCCGCGAGCGCCTGCGACAACAGGACCAGGGCCTCTTCGGCGGGATGAACCCGATGGTGCTGATCGCCCTGCTCGTCGTGCTGGTGTGCGCGGTGGCCCTGCTGGCCCAGCAAGTGGCGTAGACCCGGCACGTGGCGTGGACCCGTCACGTGGCGCAGCCCCAGCACATGGCGCAGGCCCCGCATGTGGCGTAGGGCCTCCTCCGCGCCGCCCCCATGCGCCTGTACGGCTCCGAGGGGCGTCGTACACCTCCCGTTCACCGCGTGAGGGCCCGAGGAGAGCGGTGAAGCTCTCCTCGGGCCCTCAGTGACCTGCGTGCCGTGCGTGCCCCGCGTCCGAGCGAGTGGCTCAGACGGCGGTGCGACCGGCCGCCAGACGCGGCAGGAAGCGGAAGCCGATGCCGCCGGCGATCATCGTCGCGGCGCCGAGGAGCAGGAACGTGGTCTCGGCCGCACCGGTCTCGGCGAGCTCGTCCTTGCCCTTGCCCTGCTCGACCGGCTTGTTGCCGACACTGTCGGTGTCGGTGTTGTTCGACTCGACGCACTCGGCACCGTCGAGGGTGACGGTGCAGGACTCGTCCGTGCCGCCGGTGGACGAGCCACCGTCGGTGCCGGTGGTGCCCGACGTGCCCGACGTGCCCGAGCCGGTGGTGCCGGACGTGTCCGAGCCGGTCGCGCCCGAGTCGCCGTTCGTGCCGCCCTCGGTCGCCGGAGCGCCGTCGCTACCGCCCTCCGTGGCCGGAGCGCCGTCGCCGCCACCCTCGGTCGCCGGAGCGCCGTCGCCGCCACCCTCCGTGGCCGGAGCGCCGTCGCCGCCACCCTCGGTCGCCGGAGCGCCGTCGCCGCCACCCTCCGTGGCCGGAGCGCCGTCGCCGCCACCCTCGGTCGCCGGAGCGCCGTCGCCGCCACCCTCCGTGGCCGGAGCGCCGTCGCCGCCACCCTCGGTCGCCGGAGCGCCGTCGCCGCCACCCTCGGTCGCCGGGGCACCGTCGCCGCCACCCTCGGTCGCCGGAGCGCCGTCGCCGCCACCCTCCGTGGCCGGAGCGCCGTCCGAACCGGCGTCCACGCCACCGGCGTCGCCGCCCTCCTCCGCGAAGGAGGAGGTGACTTCCCCGACGCCGAACGCCTGCGCCGCACCCGCGGCCGTCAGGGATGCGCCGGCCGCGATGATCGCGCCGGCGGCTATGCGCGCGATGTGTACGCGCGTCTTCTTCGTCATCTGCTGCTACCCCCAGTAGCCGATCTCGTCGATGGAGCAGCGCGTGTGAGGGACCCGGCTCTGCGGAGTTTGCTCCGAACCGGGCCGCGTTCACCGCGGTCGTCCGGCCCGCCCCCACTCACACCCGTCCCAGTCATACGCACGCTGCTCCAGCACCCTGACCAGAGTTAAGGATTACGTCAAGAGCGTTCCGGGCGATTGGTGAACCCGTGGGGCTTCTGACGGTTATTCGCTCCCCCGACTGTGACGCGATCGCTACGATCCCCCGGCCCCGCCGCCCGGCCCCACGCGCCCCGCCGGGCCCGCGCCTTCCGCCTCCCCGGGTACGCGGAAGGGCCCGGGCGGAAAATCCCGCCCGGGCCCAACTTCCGTACGCGTACGGTTACTTCTCGCCCTGCTTCCGCCAGCGGATGCCCGCCTCGATGAAGCCGTCGATCTCACCGTTGAAGACCGCTTCGGGGTTGCCCATCTCGAACTCCGTACGAAGGTCCTTGACCATCTGGTACGGGTGCAGGACGTACGAACGCATCTGGTTGCCCCAGGAGTTGCCGCCGTCGCCCTTGAGCGCGTTCATCCGCGCCTGCTCCTCCTGGCGGCGTCGCTCGAGGAGCTTGGCCTGGAGGACGTTCATCGCGGACGCCTTGTTCTGGATCTGCGAGCGCTCGTTCTGGCAGGAGACGACGATGCCGGTCGGCAGGTGGGTCAGTCGCACCGCGGAGTCGGTGGTGTTGACGCCCTGGCCGCCGGGGCCCGAGGAGCGGTACACGTCCACGCGCAGCTCGGACTCGTCGATCTCGATGTGGTCGGTCTGCTCGACCACGGGCAGCACCTCGACACCCGCGAAGGACGTCTGACGGCGGCCCTGGTTGTCGAAGGGCGAGATCCGGACGAGCCGGTGGGTGCCCTGCTCGACGGAGAGCGTGCCGTAGGCATACGGGACCTCGATCGCGAAGGTGGTCGACTTGATGCCGGCCTCTTCGGCGTACGCCGTCTCGTAGATCTCGGTCTTGTAGTTGTGCCGCTCGGCCCAGCGCAGGTACATGCGCTGGAGCTTCTCGGCGAAGTCGGCGGCGTCGACGCCACCGGCCTCGGCGCGGATGGTGACCAGGGCCTCGCGCGCGTCGTACTCGCCGGAGAGGAGGGTGCGGACCTCCATCTCGTCGAGTGCCTTGCGGACCGATTCCAGCTCGGTCTCGGCCTCGGCGAGAGTGTCCGCGTCGCCCTCGTCCTGGGCGAGCTCGAAGAGCACCGCGAGGTCGTCGATGCGACCGCGCAGCGTCTCGGTCTTGCGGACCTCGGCCTGGAGGTGGGAAAGCTTGCTGGTGATCTTCTGGGCCGCCTCCGGGTCGTCCCAGAGGGACGGCGCCGCCGCCTGCTCCTCGAGCACGGCGATGTCCGCCCTCAGGGAGTCCAGGTCCAGGACGGCCTCGATCGACCCCATGGTGGACGAGAGGGACTTCAGCTCTTCGGAAATATCGACGACTGCCACGGGTCCAGCGTAACGGCTGGACGGGTGAAGCTCGCCCTCCCCCGGCTCCGGACGCCGTATCCCCTGCTCCGGCGGGGCCCCGGCCGGGTCCGGGGTCCGGCTTCCGGGGCCGGTAGCGTGCCGGACCGCCGGGCGACGGGGCGGTCCGGGACGGGGCGACCGGCGGGGTCCGGTCTCAGGGTGCGTCGGGTGCGGAGCTGCCGCTGTCCTGCGGGGTCGCTCCCGCGTCGTCACCGCTGGTGGCCAGCCAGCCGCCCACCGCGACCGCCGCGACGAGCACTACGGTGACCGCGCCCAGGGTGAGGCGGCGCTTGCGGACGGCGGCGGACTTGTTCCGGGCCGAGCCGGGGCGCGGGCGGCCGGGGGCGCGCGGGGCGCGGGCGGTGCCGAGCGGTCCGCCGGCCAGTTCCTCGGGGCCGGGCACGCGCATGCTGGTGTGGGTGTCCCGGTTGGAGTCGGGGGCCGAGCCGGTGACCAGCGGTACGGCGCCCCGGCGGCGCGGCTCCGCGTCGGCGGGGGTGTACTGCTGCTCGTCGTACTCCGGGCGCAGTTCCGTTTCTTCTTCGCCCGGCTCGTCCACCTCCAGCGGCCCGATGCCCGCCAGCATCGGCAGCAGCTCCCGCAGCCGGCCGCCCAGCTCTCCGGCCCGCAGCCGGGAGGCGGGGGCCTTGGCCAGGCACTGGACCAGAAGCTGCCACAGCTCCTCGGGGATGCCGGGGAGCGGGACGACGGTCTCCGTGACGTGCCGGCGCAGCACCGCGCCGGGGTGGCCGCCGCCGAAGGGGGTGAACCCGGCGAGCAGCTCGTAGAGGACGGTGGCGAGGGCGTAGATGTCGACGGCGGCGCGCGGCGGGAGCCCTTCGACGATCTCGGGTGCCAGGTAGTCGGGCGTGCCGATGATCCGGGTGGTGCGGGTGCGCAGCGGGGTGTCGATGAGCTTGGCGACGCCGAAGTCGGTGAGGAGTGCGGGGTGCGAGCCCCCGGGGCCGAGCGGGCCCTCCATGTCGAGCAGGATGTTCTCCGGCTTCACGTCCCGGTGGACCACTCCTGCGGCGTGCGCGGCGGCGAGTCCGTCGGCCACGTCCGCGACGATCGCGACGGCGGCCTCGGGGGCGAGGCGGCGCTCGCGGTCCAGCCGGGTGCGCAGGTCGGTGCCGCGCACCAGGCGCATGACCAGGGCGAGGTCGTTGCCGTCGACGACGAGGTCGTGGACGGCGACCACGTGCGGGTGGTCGAGGCCGAGCAGGGCGGTGCGCTCCTGGACGAAGCGGCCCACGAGCTCCTGGTCGGACGCGAGGTCCTCGCGGAGGAGTTTGATGGCGACGGGCCCCTCGGGCCCGTCGCCGAGCCACACCGTTCCGGCGCTGCCGCGCCCCAGGATCTGGTGGGCGGTGTACCGGCTGCCGATATTCCGTGCCAAGACTGCTCCCTCAGCGGCTGGCGGTGAACCCCGGTCGACAAAGTTACGCGGCGACCAGGGGGATGCGTGCCCCGGACGGCGCCAGCCTTCCCCTCCAGGGGCGAAATGCGGCGGTAAGGACCCCGAAGGAGTCGACAAAGGTACAGAGTTGATGCGGTGTGGAGACGCTGCCGAGACGGAGCGGAGACCTGGACCGGAGGGTCCGGGCGCCCGCGCCGGACATCCCGGGCCCTCCGGGCCCTCCGTCACGGCGGGGGACGTGCGTACCGGCGCCGGCACCGACGCACGGCTCCTGATCAGGCGCTGCCGCCGCGGGTCGGGTACCGCCGCCCGGTCAGGCGCTGCCGCCGCCGAGGTCGGAGATCCAGTCCTTCACCGAACCGATGGCGTCACCGATCGCCTCCCAGTACCCCTTGCCCTGGTCGACCCAGTCCTGAAGCGGCGTCAACTCCCAGATGAGCCAGCCCGCGACGATGAGCAGCACCACGGTGAACAGGCAGCCCTTGAGGCAGCCGAGCCCGGGGATCTTCATCGGGTTGGCGCTGCGCTGCCGGGGCTGGCGCGGCTCGCGGGGGGCGGGTGCCTGCGGCTGCTGCGGGGGTGCGTACTGCTGCTGCCTGGGCTGCTGCTGGGGTTGCTGCTGCGGGGCGTACTGCTGGGGCGCGTAACCCTGCTGCGGCTGCTGCTGCGGGTAGTTCTGACGCTGCTGCTGGTAGTGCTGCGGCGGTTGCTGCTGCGGCGGGTACTGCTGATGCTGCGGGCGCTGCTGCCGGGGCTGCTGTTGCTGCGGGGACTGCTGCGGCGGCTGCTGGCGCTGGGGGCGCCGGCGCAGCGGGTCGTCGGCCGGGTCGAGGTACTGGACCTGGGTCTGCTCGTTGCGGTCGCGCGCGGCCTGGAGCTGGGACTGCCACGGGTGGGCGGGGTCCTGCTGCGGCGGCCCGTCCGGGCGCTGCGGCACCGGCGGCAGCACGGCGGTGGGGTCGGCCGCGCCGCCCGGGCCGCCGGGGAACTGCCCGTGCTGGAGGACGCTGGTGGCGGCGTTCGGGTCGTACCCGCCCGCGCCGAAGGGGGCGCCGGAGTTCGGCAGCACCTGCGTGGGGTCGGCCGCGCCGGCCGTCTCCGGTACGGGGGCGGGCGCCGGGTCCGGGGCGAGCAGCGCGCCGACACCGTCGGCGGCGGCGATCTGCGCGGAGTTGGCGTGCACGCCGATGCCGGCGGCGACGGTACGCAGCGCCCGGGCCAGGTTCTCGGCGCTCGGCCGCCGGTCCGGGTCCTTGCTCAGGCAGCGCTCGATGACCGTCCACAGGGGCTCGGGGACGGTGGAAGGGCGACGGGGCTCCTCGCTGAGGTGGCGGTGGAGCACTTCGAGCGCGGTGCCCCCGGCGAACGGCGGGCGGCCGGTGACCAGCTCGTACAGCAGGATTCCGGCGCCGTAGATGTCGACGGCGGAGGTCTGCGGGCGGCCCTCGGCGGACTCCGGGGCCACGTACGCGGGCGTGCCCACGAACTCGTGGGTGCGGGTCAGCCCCGGGGAGTCGGCGAGCCGGGCGATGCCGAAGTCGGTCAGCATCGGGCGCATGGTGCCGTCGCGCTCGTCGAGCAGGACGTTGGCCGGTTTCAGGTCGCGGTGGACGACCCCGTCGGCGTGGCTGGCGGCGAGCGCGTCCGCGATCTGTGCAGTGAGCAAGGAGGCGGCGACCGGGGTCAGCGGGCCGTTCTCCCGGAGGTAGCGGTGCAGGTCGGGACCGTCGACGAGGTCCATGACCAGGGCGAGGAGATCCCCTTCGACCACCAGGTCGCGGGTGCGCACGATGTTCTCGTGGGTGAGCCGGAGCAGCACGGAGCGCTCCCGCAGGAACCGCATCACCACATCGGCGTCGTTGGCGAGCTCCTCCTTGAGGACCTTGATCGCCACGGTCTCGCCGGGCTGCCCCGCGACGGCCGCCTCGGCCCCCGCGGTCTCCCGCTGGCGCGCTCGCCAGACGGTGCCCGTGGCGCCGCGTCCGAGCGGCTCTTCGAGCAGGTACTTGCTGCCTACGGGCCGCACGTCATGCGCTCCCTGCTGTTGTGGGGACGGTGGTCGGTGAGGGCCCACTCTAATGGTGCCGAACCGGCCGCCGACGGGTCACGAACGGGCTGTGTTCACGCTGTGACCCGCCGGTTTCCGGCCATTTCCGGTTGCTCTCCGACGGCTGCGCGAACCCGCACGTGCCCCGCTCCGGGGAAGACGCGACGGACCACCGGCCGGTTGCCCTCGCGCGTCGGTACGTCTGCCCACGGCCCGGCCCGCTCACGCGGAACTGTCCGAACCCGGGCCAAGCAGGCGCTTTTGCGCCCACACCCGACCGATCAAGATCACTTATGCATGACCCGTGGGCGTGTTGCCCGTGGCAGGTGCGAGGATGCCTCCAGCACGGAACTGCGGGAGCGGGAGCCCTGCGGTACGTGACGACCCGTACCGGACGACGCGTCCGCGCCGGGTGGGGGGCATCACAGGGAGGTCCCCTGCCGGGCAACCCGCAGAAGGGACCGCTGACGGCGATGCAGATCCGGCTGACCGTCCTCGCGCCGCGCACCGGCCACGCACCGGTGCGCGCGTGCGACGTCCTGCTCACCGCCCCGGCGGGCACCGCGCTCGCCTCGGTGGCCTCGGCCCTCGCCTCGGCCGTCCAGGGCCCCGAAGGGTCACTGGGCGGTGGCGCGGTGATCCTCTTCGCCGGGCGGGAGCGGCTGGACTCCCAGCGCCTCTCCGTCGGCGAGCCGCCGCTGGTCGACGGCGCGGTGCTCTCCCTCCAGACCCCGGGGGAGGACGAACCCTCCTCGGACGACTCCGTCCCGGCCCGGCTGCACGTGGTCGCGGGCCCCGACGCGGGCGGCGTCCATCTGCTGCACGGCGGCCAGATCCGGATCGGCCGCTCCGCCGAAGCGGACGTGCCCCTCGACGACCCCGACGTCTCCCGGCTGCACTGCGCGGTCACCGTCTCCGGCGACGGGCGGGTGACGGTGGCCGACCTCGGCTCCACCAACGGCACCTCGCTGGACGGCGCCGAGATCGGCACCCGGCCCGTCCCGCTGTCGGCGGGGGCCCTGCTGCGGCTCGGCGAGTCCACCCTCCGCCTCACCACCGGACCCCGTCCCCCGGTACTGGCGACCGCCCCGGACGGCGAGGGACATCTGCGGGTGGCCCGGCCGGAGCCGGGCGCGCCCGGGGACGCCGGCCCCGAACCGGCCCACGCCCACGGCTCGTCCGCGGAGGAGACCCGCCCGTCCGGCCACGACTCGCCGTACCGCCAGGAGGACGCCGGACCGTTTTCCCGGTCCGGCGCGGAGCCGCCCCGGCGCGGCGGCATAGGTGCCTGGGCCCGCCGGCTCGCCGGTGGCCGCGCCGACCACGAGGTGCCGGACGCCCGGGGCGTCCCCGCCCCCCGGTCCGCCTCGGGGCACTCGGGGTTCCTGGCCCCCTCGGCCCCGGCCGGCACCTGGCCCGACCCCGCTGCGGTGCTGCTGACCGCGCTCGGCCCGGGCCCCCGGCTCTGGGAGCGCGACCCGGGCCACCCGGAGGCGCTGGCCCTCCGGCTCGGCACCACCGACCGGGCGGAGCTGCCCTCGGTGCCGGTGACGGTCGGGCTGCGCGAGGCCGGTTCGCTCGGGCTCGCCGGGCCGTGGGAGCGCCTCACCGGGCTGGCCCGCTCCGCGGTCGCCCAGCTCGCGGCCCTGCACTCCCCCACCGACCTGGAGATCGTGCTCATCAGCACGGACCGCAACCGCACGGCGGACGAGCGGCGCACCGCCTGGTCCTGGCTGGGCTGGCTGCCGCATCTGCGGCCGATGCGCGGACAGGACTGCCGGCTGCTCCTCGCGTACGACCGTGAGCAGGCGGCGGCCCGTACGGCGGAGCTGGTCCGCCGGCTCGACGAGAGTCCGCTCGGCCCCGGCTGGCCGCACGCCGGGCGGGAGGCGGTCGCCGAGGCCGCCGAGGCCTGGACCGGTCCGTACACGGTGCTGGTCGTGGACGGCGACCCCGGGACGGCGGCACTGCGGGAGACGACCGCACGCCTCGCGGGGGCGGGCGCTGCGGCCGGAATCCATCTGATCTGTCTGGCGGAGACCCCGGCCGCCTCGCCGACCTCCCCGGTCACCGCGACCTACGAAGCCGCCTGCCACGCCTCCCTCGCCTTCCGCGAGTGCGGGGCGGTCGCCATGCTCAGCGGGGACGTCGCGACCGCGCTCCGGCTGCTGCGCACGGCCGGCGGCCAGGTCGCCGGGCACGGCACGGTGGCGACGGTGGACGCGGTGTCGCCGGCTTGGGCGGAACGCTTCGGCCGGGCGCTGGCCCCGCTGCGGGACGAGGGCCCCGGCGGCGCCGCCGACCTCGCGAAGACGGCCGCGCTGCCGCCCTCGGCCCGGCTGCTGGACGAACTGGGTCTGGCCAGGGCCACCCCGGCCTCGCTGATGGCCCGCTGGGCTTCCACGGCCGAACGCCAGCCCGGCGCCTCGGTCCGGCAGACCCCCACCCCCACGTCGGGGCGGTACCGCGACCCCCAGGACACCCCGAGCCCCGGCCGCACCCTCAGCACCGGCCCGCTCCGCACCACCCCGCCCGCCGACGGCCGGCGCCCGGACTCCCCCGACTCCGGGCGCACCCCGTACCCGTCCCGCCCGGACGCCCGCACGGACTCGGGCCGCACTCCGTACCCCGGCGCCCCCGACACCCGCACGGACTCCGGCCGCACCCCGTACCCCGGCGCCCCCGACACCCGCACGGACTCCGGCCGCACCCCGTACCCCGGCGCCACGGCGCGCGGTACGGGCGACACGCCGTACCCGGGGTCGGGACCGCGTACGGACTCCGGGCGTACCCCGTACCCCGCGACCGCCGCACCGGCCTCCGCCGGTGAGGGGGCCGGCGGGCAGGCCGGGCGGCCGGTGGTGGTGCTGGGGGCCGGTCCCCGGGGGCCGGTGAGCGTGGACCTCGCCGACGAGGGGCCGCACCTGCTCATCGAGGGACCCGCCGGCAGCGGGCGTACCGAGTTGCTGCGGGCGGTCGCCGCCTCGCTCGCCTCGGCCGCCCGTCCCGACCGGCTCGGCATCCTGCTGGTGGACGGTGCCGGTGCCGGTGCGGGCGGGGAGAGCGGCGAGCCGGGTGAGGGGCTGCGGCCCTGCACCGAGCTGCCGCACGTCTTCTCCCATCTGTCGGCCTCCGACCCGGTCCGGATGCGGGAGTTCGCCCGGGCACTCGGCGGTGAGCTGAAGCGCCGCGCCGAACTGCTCGACGGACTGGACTTCACCGAGTGGCACATCCGGCAGGAGGTCTCCCGGCGGCTCGTGGGCCAGCGTCCGCCGGGCTCCTCCGAGCAGCGCGGCAACCCCGACGGTCCGGCGGCCTCCTCCACCACCGGCACCCTGCGGCTGCGAACCACCGACCCGCGCGCGGCGGACCCGGGTCCGTCGCCGCTGCCCCGGCTGGTGGTGCTCGCCGACGACTTCGACGCGCTGGTCGCCCCGTCGCTCGGCAGCCCGGGCCGGCCGGCCGCC includes the following:
- the ftsX gene encoding permease-like cell division protein FtsX, coding for MRAQFVLSEIGVGLRRNLTMTFAVVVSVALSLALFGGALLLREQVSTMKDYWYDKVNVSIFLCNKNDAVDMPKCSNGAVTDAQKKEIDQDLKKMAAVDTVTFETVDQAYKHYQDQFGDTPMAGNITPDQMQESFRVKLKDPEKYKVVATAFAGRAGVQSVQDQRSILDNLFELMNGMNVAALCVMFLMLIIALMLIVNTVRVSAFSRRRETGIMRLVGASGFYIQMPFIMEAAFAGLIGGLLACALLIGARYFLIDAGLSLQSKLNLIDFIGWDAVITKLPLVLAIGLLMPAVAALVALRKYLKV
- a CDS encoding S41 family peptidase yields the protein MQGPLYRYGPRGLRRGAALTLVFAGVLATGAATGSLPRDEPARADPRTRPAAAASSLAPVDRQELAAAAAGAAADGKSATQAAEELVSRSGDRWGAVYDEREYEEFEQALDGSYTGVGLSARRTADGRVRVARVEPGGPADLAGIRADDVLTSVDGDRTQGRPVAEIVARLRGDGTHEKAGSSVVLGLEREGHARTEFLHRARLTTEAVSVRRLGTRPTSTVLIKATAFTRGAGGEIRDAVRSAPGDAGILLDLRANSGGLVGEAVVAASAFLDGGLVATYDVHGEQRALYADPGGDTTRPLVVLVDGGTMSAAELLTGALQDRGRAVTVGSPTFGKGSVQMPSELPDGAVAELTVGQYRTPGGKGVEGRGITPDVVVGAGALDRAETVLSGLGGGS
- the ftsE gene encoding cell division ATP-binding protein FtsE, producing the protein MIRFDNVSKTYPKQSRPALRDVSLDIEKGEFVFLVGSSGSGKSTFMRLILREERASLGQVHVLGKDLARLSNWKVPQMRRQLGTVFQDFRLLPNKTVAENVAFAQEVIGKPRGEIRKAVPQVLDLVGLGGKEDRMPGELSGGEQQRVAIARAFVNRPMLLIADEPTGNLDPQTSVGIMKLLDRINRTGTTVIMATHDQNIVDQMRKRVIELEQGRLVRDQTRGVYGYQH
- the prfB gene encoding peptide chain release factor 2 — translated: MAVVDISEELKSLSSTMGSIEAVLDLDSLRADIAVLEEQAAAPSLWDDPEAAQKITSKLSHLQAEVRKTETLRGRIDDLAVLFELAQDEGDADTLAEAETELESVRKALDEMEVRTLLSGEYDAREALVTIRAEAGGVDAADFAEKLQRMYLRWAERHNYKTEIYETAYAEEAGIKSTTFAIEVPYAYGTLSVEQGTHRLVRISPFDNQGRRQTSFAGVEVLPVVEQTDHIEIDESELRVDVYRSSGPGGQGVNTTDSAVRLTHLPTGIVVSCQNERSQIQNKASAMNVLQAKLLERRRQEEQARMNALKGDGGNSWGNQMRSYVLHPYQMVKDLRTEFEMGNPEAVFNGEIDGFIEAGIRWRKQGEK
- the smpB gene encoding SsrA-binding protein SmpB, with the translated sequence MAKEKDTGRKMIAQNKKARHDYLIIDTYECGLVLMGTEVKSLRMGRASLVDGFVQIDQHEAWLHNIHVPEYVQGTWTNHAAKRKRKLLMHRAEIDKLESKSKETGHTIVPLALYFKDGRVKVEIALAKGKKEYDKRQTLREKQDTRETNRAISAARRRQRSA
- a CDS encoding serine/threonine-protein kinase — encoded protein: MARNIGSRYTAHQILGRGSAGTVWLGDGPEGPVAIKLLREDLASDQELVGRFVQERTALLGLDHPHVVAVHDLVVDGNDLALVMRLVRGTDLRTRLDRERRLAPEAAVAIVADVADGLAAAHAAGVVHRDVKPENILLDMEGPLGPGGSHPALLTDFGVAKLIDTPLRTRTTRIIGTPDYLAPEIVEGLPPRAAVDIYALATVLYELLAGFTPFGGGHPGAVLRRHVTETVVPLPGIPEELWQLLVQCLAKAPASRLRAGELGGRLRELLPMLAGIGPLEVDEPGEEETELRPEYDEQQYTPADAEPRRRGAVPLVTGSAPDSNRDTHTSMRVPGPEELAGGPLGTARAPRAPGRPRPGSARNKSAAVRKRRLTLGAVTVVLVAAVAVGGWLATSGDDAGATPQDSGSSAPDAP